From one Acidobacteriota bacterium genomic stretch:
- a CDS encoding phosphoglycerate mutase family protein: MDKTVWLIRHGESESNAGLPTDSTDSIPLTEKGFRQAESVAARFPVPPTLIVVSPYLRARQTAAPLIRRFASALLEEWPVEEFTYLNGARFGRSTKADRQSAADDFWDRADVSHRDGDGAESFADLIARARTTLEKLQASDHQTIAIFSHGQFLRALMWVVLTNRVNIDSDSMLEYQHFLFAVPFENAAIQKMKLIGSEIFLGAISNEHL; the protein is encoded by the coding sequence ATGGACAAGACAGTTTGGCTGATACGCCACGGTGAGAGTGAATCAAACGCCGGACTCCCGACCGACTCGACGGACTCGATTCCGTTGACCGAGAAAGGATTCCGGCAGGCCGAGTCGGTCGCGGCCCGTTTTCCGGTTCCGCCAACGCTGATCGTCGTGTCTCCATATTTGCGGGCAAGACAAACCGCCGCGCCTCTGATCCGGCGGTTCGCATCGGCTTTGCTCGAAGAATGGCCGGTCGAGGAGTTCACGTATTTGAACGGCGCCCGATTTGGCCGTTCGACCAAGGCCGACCGCCAATCTGCGGCGGACGATTTTTGGGATCGCGCCGACGTCTCTCATCGCGACGGCGATGGCGCGGAATCGTTCGCGGATCTCATCGCCCGCGCGCGGACCACGCTCGAAAAACTGCAGGCCTCGGACCATCAAACGATCGCCATCTTCTCCCACGGCCAGTTCCTGCGCGCGCTGATGTGGGTTGTCCTGACGAACCGCGTCAACATCGACTCGGATTCGATGCTCGAGTACCAACATTTTCTGTTCGCGGTCCCCTTCGAAAACGCGGCGATCCAAAAGATGAAGTTGATCGGCTCCGAGATTTTTCTCGGCGCGATATCGAACGAACATCTTTGA
- a CDS encoding sulfide/dihydroorotate dehydrogenase-like FAD/NAD-binding protein, producing MLEVRHPLMARAARPGQFVIVMSHAEGERIPLTIADFDAAKGTVTLVIQAVGKTTLEMQKSCQVGTRLYGLAGPMGIPSKVGNAKKVICVGGGLGVAPVYPQARALKQNGAYVIGVLGFRNKDLVFWEDKFRAICDELIICTDDGSAGIKGFVTDGIRAAMAAHDDIDEVVAIGPPVMMKASADATRAAGIKTMVSLNPIMVDGTGMCGGCRVKIGDTVKFACVDGPDFDGHQVDFDDLMIRLRRYKEEEAQATKRWSESCRMTLG from the coding sequence ATGCTCGAGGTGCGGCATCCGCTGATGGCTAGGGCCGCCCGGCCGGGCCAGTTCGTGATCGTGATGTCGCACGCCGAGGGCGAGCGGATCCCTTTGACGATCGCCGATTTCGACGCCGCGAAGGGGACGGTCACGCTCGTCATTCAAGCGGTTGGCAAGACCACGCTTGAAATGCAAAAATCCTGTCAGGTGGGGACCAGGCTTTACGGTCTCGCCGGTCCGATGGGGATTCCGAGCAAGGTCGGCAACGCAAAGAAAGTGATCTGCGTCGGCGGCGGGCTCGGTGTCGCGCCGGTGTATCCGCAGGCGCGCGCATTGAAGCAGAACGGCGCATATGTGATCGGCGTGCTCGGATTCCGAAACAAGGACCTGGTCTTCTGGGAGGACAAGTTCCGGGCGATATGCGATGAACTGATCATCTGCACCGACGACGGATCGGCCGGGATCAAGGGCTTTGTCACCGACGGCATCCGCGCGGCGATGGCCGCACACGACGACATCGACGAGGTGGTCGCCATCGGACCGCCGGTAATGATGAAGGCAAGCGCGGACGCAACCCGCGCCGCAGGGATCAAAACGATGGTCAGCCTGAACCCGATTATGGTCGACGGGACGGGAATGTGCGGCGGCTGCCGCGTGAAGATCGGAGACACCGTCAAGTTCGCCTGTGTCGACGGTCCCGATTTCGACGGCCATCAGGTCGATTTCGACGATCTGATGATCCGGCTCAGGCGATACAAGGAAGAAGAGGCGCAGGCGACCAAACGCTGGTCGGAATCGTGCCGGATGACGCTGGGGTAG
- the gltA gene encoding NADPH-dependent glutamate synthase — protein MNATKKRTVRSIPQTRTPVRELEPAVRVTNFEEVNCGYNEKEAVIESQRCLFCPEPKCIAGCPVNINIPAFIQKVGEKDYRGAYDVITGTNLLPAVCGRVCPQENQCEGVCVVGETLEPVAIGRLERFVGDLAIEHGWVNVPYIEPTRFQIGIVGSGPAGMACAADMAKAGCDVTVFEAFHEAGGVLRYGIPDFRLPNTVVDAEIGKLKQLGVKFECNTLVGRLFTIEQMIEELGFHAVFIGTGAGYPTMLGIPGDSLNGVLSANELLTRCNLMQARNFPDVDTPLPLGKHVVVVGAGNTAMDALRVTKRLGAESVACVYRRSKTECPARAEEVHHAEQEGIEFHWLTNPVAVLDDGAGSVAGIRCIQMQLGEPDDSGRRRPVAVEGTEFEIETDQVVFAIGTNANPIIGQTSKLKLNKRGYLETDSNLMTSIAGVFAGGDIVTGAATVIEAMGAGRRAARGMKDYLGIREAMPARPAATIFGIDAGEHNFVRVRLP, from the coding sequence ATGAATGCCACAAAGAAAAGAACCGTACGCTCCATTCCGCAGACGCGGACACCGGTGCGCGAACTCGAACCTGCCGTGCGGGTGACGAATTTTGAAGAGGTAAACTGCGGCTACAACGAAAAAGAGGCGGTCATCGAATCGCAGCGCTGCCTGTTCTGTCCGGAGCCGAAGTGCATCGCCGGATGTCCGGTCAATATCAACATTCCGGCGTTCATCCAGAAGGTCGGCGAGAAGGACTACCGCGGCGCGTACGACGTCATCACCGGAACCAATCTTCTGCCGGCCGTCTGCGGGCGCGTCTGTCCGCAGGAGAATCAATGCGAGGGCGTCTGCGTCGTCGGCGAAACGCTTGAACCGGTGGCGATCGGGCGGCTCGAACGCTTCGTCGGCGATCTCGCGATCGAGCACGGCTGGGTCAACGTTCCGTACATCGAACCGACCAGGTTTCAGATCGGAATCGTCGGCTCCGGGCCGGCCGGTATGGCGTGCGCCGCGGATATGGCCAAGGCCGGCTGCGACGTCACGGTTTTCGAAGCGTTTCACGAAGCCGGCGGCGTTCTGCGTTACGGGATTCCTGATTTCCGTCTACCGAACACCGTCGTCGACGCGGAGATCGGAAAACTCAAGCAACTTGGCGTCAAGTTCGAGTGCAACACGCTCGTCGGACGACTTTTCACGATCGAACAGATGATCGAGGAACTCGGATTCCACGCCGTCTTCATCGGCACCGGCGCCGGCTATCCGACGATGCTCGGGATTCCGGGCGACTCGCTCAACGGAGTCCTTTCGGCGAACGAACTGCTGACCCGCTGCAACCTTATGCAGGCGCGCAACTTCCCTGACGTCGACACGCCTTTGCCGCTCGGCAAGCACGTCGTCGTCGTCGGCGCCGGAAACACCGCAATGGACGCGCTGCGCGTCACGAAACGCCTCGGCGCCGAATCGGTCGCCTGCGTTTACCGCCGTTCGAAGACCGAATGCCCGGCGCGCGCCGAAGAAGTCCATCACGCCGAACAGGAAGGGATCGAGTTTCACTGGCTGACCAATCCGGTCGCCGTCCTCGACGACGGCGCGGGATCGGTCGCCGGAATACGCTGCATCCAAATGCAGCTCGGCGAACCTGACGATTCGGGCCGAAGGCGTCCGGTAGCGGTCGAAGGCACCGAGTTTGAGATCGAGACCGACCAGGTCGTCTTTGCGATCGGCACCAACGCCAATCCGATCATCGGCCAGACCTCGAAATTGAAACTGAACAAACGCGGGTATCTTGAGACGGATTCAAATCTGATGACGTCGATCGCCGGAGTTTTCGCCGGCGGCGACATCGTCACCGGCGCGGCGACCGTCATCGAGGCGATGGGCGCCGGAAGACGCGCTGCCCGCGGGATGAAGGACTATCTTGGGATCCGCGAAGCGATGCCGGCGCGGCCGGCCGCAACGATCTTCGGAATCGACGCCGGCGAACATAATTTCGTCCGCGTGAGGTTACCGTAA